TGGCACTGGCAGTCGCGGACGGAACGCTTTCCGGACACGATCGAACAGCCGACGAACGGCGACTGGCCGTGACGACTGCCGATCGGCTCGTGGCTCCGGCGGGACCGCTGGCGGCACGCGCCAACGTCCTCAACGCGACACGGGTCGCCACATTCGACCGGGGACGACTCGTTCGATCGGTTCCGCCGGCGCGGAATACCACCGTCGCAGTCTCGCTGAACGGCTCACGGCTGGCAGCGACTGGAACGACGAGCGGGGGAACGACGGTTCGGCGGATCGTCCTCGTCGAGCGTCGTGAGACACGGACGGTCACCCCGAACGTAACCGGGAGCGGTTCGGTGACGTTGCCCCGCCGGACCGACAGCGCGACGATCACGGTTTCGACACCGCCTGGGACGGAACTCTGGACGGTCAGAGCCGACGAGCGGGTCGTCCTGCACAACCGGAGCGGGCTAAACGGGACCTTCACCGTGTCGCTGGTCCCCTACGAAACGACGGAACTGCGTTTCGAGGGAGCCGGAGTGGTCCCAGCAGGCTCGGTGACTGTAAAGTACGCACCGCCCCGGACGACGAAGGCGACGCTGGTGGTGACCGTCGATGCGTAGGGGACAGCTACCGCTGTCGGTACTCGAAGTGGCTATCGGCGTCGTGGTGATCCTGAGCGTCACGCTCGGCTTCGCGCTTGGACCACCGGCGGCGGACGCCCGCGGCCCACAACTGGAAGCGTACGCTACCGACGTGGCGACGGTACTGGCAAACGAACAGCCACGCCACGGTGGGTCGACACGGCTCCGGGAAGTCGTCGCGAGCGAGGCAGCGTTCGATCGGGAACGCGGAGCGCTCGAACGACGCGTCGAACGGATTCTCCCCGGAAACGTTCTCTTTCGGATCGAGACACCACATGGGAGCGTCGGCCTCGCCCAGCCACGACAGACGGTGACAGGGACGGCTGTCGTCCCGACTGGCGCCGGACAGGTCAGCGTCGAGGTGTGGTACGCGTGAGCGAACGCGGACAGCTCGTCCTCGTCGCCGCGGTACTGGTCGCGATCGCGATCGCGCTACTGGTGCTTGCGGCGTTACAACTCGGCTATCACGGGGACGTCCATGCGACAGCCGACGACGACGATCCGACCGCCGCGACGCTACGCGTCCTCGAACGGTCGGTGCCAGCAGCCAGTCGAGGCATTCCACGGGACTACAGCTGGTCCCGCCGCAGTGCCGCAGTCAGTGCCGTCCGCGGGACCCTCGCACCGACGCTCGATCGGCTCCGGACAGCAGGCGTCCGGGAGGGCGTAGTTCGGAACGTGAGCTACAACGAGACGGCCGCG
Above is a window of Haloarcula halophila DNA encoding:
- a CDS encoding DUF7262 family protein, with amino-acid sequence MRRGQLPLSVLEVAIGVVVILSVTLGFALGPPAADARGPQLEAYATDVATVLANEQPRHGGSTRLREVVASEAAFDRERGALERRVERILPGNVLFRIETPHGSVGLAQPRQTVTGTAVVPTGAGQVSVEVWYA
- a CDS encoding DUF7261 family protein, which codes for MSERGQLVLVAAVLVAIAIALLVLAALQLGYHGDVHATADDDDPTAATLRVLERSVPAASRGIPRDYSWSRRSAAVSAVRGTLAPTLDRLRTAGVREGVVRNVSYNETAATAWQRSNCASGPNRAFGPCRTDRGVAVQERTGRTHVLAVGFDVTVTTQRGRTAVTVVVPVTG
- a CDS encoding DUF7263 family protein; this encodes MRESLDRPAAERAQTSLPSLAVALVLLTVVTGLALAVADGTLSGHDRTADERRLAVTTADRLVAPAGPLAARANVLNATRVATFDRGRLVRSVPPARNTTVAVSLNGSRLAATGTTSGGTTVRRIVLVERRETRTVTPNVTGSGSVTLPRRTDSATITVSTPPGTELWTVRADERVVLHNRSGLNGTFTVSLVPYETTELRFEGAGVVPAGSVTVKYAPPRTTKATLVVTVDA